The window TCGACGGTGTCGAGGAGCTCGCCGGTCTCCTCGATGACGTTCCCGAGGTCCTCGATGTCCTCGCGGGCCTCCGAGAACGCGATCTCGCCGTTCAACACCCCGAGGAGCGATTCGATGTCGGTCTCGACGCGCTCGATGAGACCGTCCATCTCCGGCAGCTCGGGGAGTGCGTCCTCGGCCTCGCCGGATTCCTCGGCGGTCTCGGTCTCGTCGGTCTCCTCGTTCGCGTTCCGCTCCGAAGCGCCGAGCGCGGAGTCGAGCTTGTCGGCGGCCTCGGCCATCCGTTCCTTCGATTCGGAGTCGCTCATGCCGCCCCCTCGACGACGAGTCGAACGTCGAGCACGCCGTTGTTGAACGACGCGTCCGCGACCGCGAGGTCCCCACGCGGGAGCGAGACGCGTTCGAGTATCACCGAATCCGTCCCGACCACGAGGGTCTCGCCCGACGAGTCGACGCCCGCCGCGAGGTCGTGCGGGTCGACGTCCGGGAGGTCGAGCGTGACGATACAGCCCTCGTCGGTCGGGTTCACGGAGGCCGCGTAGTCGGTCTCGACCTCCGGGTCACGCGACTGCGACTCGTCCCGGCCAGGTCCGATCCCGACGTCGAGCCCGTAGTCGAACCGGGTGGAGCCGCTGCGGCCGCTCCCGGTCGCGCTCCGGCGTCGCTGGTT is drawn from Halococcus salsus and contains these coding sequences:
- the gvpH gene encoding gas vesicle protein GvpH, giving the protein MTSDDHDAERSDAGGSGFVRTVLSGLFETIADMDERNQRRRSATGSGRSGSTRFDYGLDVGIGPGRDESQSRDPEVETDYAASVNPTDEGCIVTLDLPDVDPHDLAAGVDSSGETLVVGTDSVILERVSLPRGDLAVADASFNNGVLDVRLVVEGAA